GGTAGTAGGTTTGTAATCAAGTGTACCACTACCAAAGACGGTTATAGACTAGTCTTTGGTAGTGGTACGCTTGATTGTACCCTCTCATCTGGGGTGCTGCATATTGTCTTTGGTTTAGCACTCACTGAAGTTTGTCTATGGTTTATAGACTCATTGGAGTTTTTCTGTCTATGCCATTCAGGGAGGAACTTGCAGATGGAAGCATTGAGTCTGAAACCGATGCCACCACCACTTTGACAAAGGAGGCAGTCTTAGGTAAAGTGTGAAgttagtgcattcagaaaatattcagaccccttgactttttccacattctgttacactacagccttattctaaaatgtattaaataattttttcccctcatcaatctacacacaataccccataatgacaaagcaaaaacaggcttttagacatttttgaaaatgtataataataaaaaaactgacaccacatttacataagtattcaaaccttttactcagtactttgttgaagcacctttgggagcgattacagactcaagtcttcttgggtatgaccctacaagcttgtcacacctgtatttggggagtttctcccatttcttctctacagatcctctcaagctctgtcaggttggatggggagtgtcactgcactgctattttcaggtctctccagagatgttcgatcgggttcaaatccgggctctggctgggccactcaaggacattcagagacctgtcccaaagtcactcctgcgttgtcttggctgtgtgcttaggctcgttgccctgttggaaggttaaccatcgccccagtctgaggtcctgagtgctctggagcagtttttcatcaaagatctgtctgtactttgctcccttcgtctttccctcaaccctgactagtctgcctgtctctgccgctgaaaaacatcccctcagcatgatgctgccaccaccatgcttcaccgtagggatggtgccaggtttcctccagacgtgacgcttagcattcaggccaaagagttcaatcttggtttcatcagaccagagaatcttgtttctcctttaagagccttttggcaaattccaagttggttgtcatttgccttttacagAGTAgtagcttccatctggccaccaatctaccataaaggcctgattggtggagtgctgcagagatggttgtccttctggaagtttccacatttccacagaggaactctggagctctgtcagagtgaccatcgggttcttggtcacctctctgaccaaggcccttcgctcccgattgctcagtttggccgggtggccagtcttggtggtaccaaacttccatttaagaatgatggaggccactgtgttcttggggaccttcaatgcccagatctgtgccttgacacaatcctgtctctgagctctacggccaattccttcgacctcatggcttggcttttgctctgacatgcactgtcaactgtgggacctcatatagacaggtgtgtgcctttccaaattatgtctaatcaattgaatttaccacaggtggactcaaatcaagttgtggacacatctcaagtatgatcaatggaaacaggatgcatctgagctcaatttcgagtctcatagcaaagggtctgaatacttatgtaaataaggaatttctgttttttattttttaaacatttgctaacatttctaaaaacctgttttcgctttgtcattacagggtattgtgtgtatattgaggaaaacatttactttaatccattttagaataaagttgTAACAAAATAAGGAAAAAgtgtaggggtctgaatactttacgaatgtacTGTAAATAATGAATcattcttgatatacacaggaaactcttgagtgtgaaaaacccagcagcgttgcagttcttgacacaaaccgttgcgcctggcacctactaccataccctgttcgaAGCACTTAAATCCCTAAATCCCTTTTgtaggtttgtgtcaagaactgcaatgctgctgggtttttcatgttcaacagtttaccgtgtgtatcaagaatggtcgacCACCCAAAGAAAggtcagccaacttgacacaactgtgggaagcattggagtcaacatgggccagcaaccctgtggaaagctttcaaCGCATTTGTAGAGTTTTTCTTGAATTATTCTTTATCTGGCATTAGAGCCTAAGCTTTAAGGCCTAACTGTAGTCACTCCAAATACAcaccaaatgcttttgggaagtTACCGTCGATCCactgaggcaaaaaggacaatgtcggAGTGTAGTTCAATAAGACAAAAGCATGCACAAGGTGTCATTGTTAGAATTGTTTTGTTTCCGCAAAACATTAGGCTACTGTTAAATAGGCCTAAATATTCAACAAAATAAATGAAGAAATGTTGAAAAAAACCTTCATTGTTCAATAAATGTtcaataattatttttttttcaaaatctGCAGGTACGGGTCAGTTGCAGGTCTCAGAGTTTCAATTTATCACATATTCGGGCAGTTGTGGACGGGTTATTAGCAATTTCTGGTGGGTGCgagtgaacaaacagctgacccgcaCATCAGAACTGTATGTGTATTTTGAAACAATCAAATAAAAGGACTGAAGTGTTATGTGTCTGTCTTATCAGTGAAGCTGTCAGGTGAGATGGATGTGGAGGCTGACGTGGTCTACCCAGTCACCTGTGGGGACGTGAAGGCCACTCTGGTCTGGAAGAAGTTTGTTTGTCCAGGCATCAACATCAAATGTGTCCAAGTAAGTCTGATTAACTCACTTTAGCAATTTTTTAAAACTTAACTCAGTCCTATTGGATCATGATTTTGAGGTCTCTTATTCCTGTGATATGCACACCAAGGAAGGAACCACGGAGGTACTGATTCGTGTTCATTAGGGACAAAACGGAGGacactacctgaacttgtccaataagaaatgcttgttttgCTACGATGTGCACTAATGAAAACAACTCTGATGACATCTGCCTGTTTATCTGTGTTTCAGTTCAATGAGCATCTCATCAGTCCCAAGGAGTTTGTCTATATGGCTGGGAAATCTACACTGAAAGACTGGAAGAGAGCGATCCGAGTGAACGGCACAATGATCAGGTCTGTGGCTTCGAAAGGATGCATACTTGGGTTTGCACAATACATTTATAATGTGAATCATATGGTCCTCCATGCAAATAATTTAGAATTCTTGTAGTTCCCACTGCTAAGCAAGGTGGAAATGTAGATCAAAAAGTTGGAGCATTCAAAGTACTCATGCCCATGTTATCCAAAACATGAGCCTTGTAATCATTGTGCAGTTCTCAAATGTGCCACAAGATGGCACTATGACATAACATATGATATCAGGTGATTTTAGGGCTCTAGTTCAGTATTGCTGGCCTGGGTAGTGTTCATTATGCACCAAACTGAAGAAAAACATTTCAATTGGACTAAAACAAGGAGGGGCTTCCTGGACTTATCCAATAAGAAACGCTTATTTTCACTTTCCATTGCAAAACCTTTTAAAACATTTAACGTTGCGTGCCCTAATGCAGGGTTTTCACAAATCTGTCCAGGGACCCCCCCggctgcacgttttggtttttgtcatagcactacacagctgattgaataaccaactcatcaagtttaaacattttttttatcagcTTCATAGTGTTGGGGCAAAAAACCAAACGTGTACCCAAGGGGTGCCTCAAGACCGACTTCAGAAAGCCCTTCACTAATGAACATGACACTGCACTTTGTTGGAGAAAAAAATACTTTCTCTGATGCTGTCTTGCAGCTAAATAATGGTGTATAATACAATTCCCCATAGGAAAATCATGGACTCTGGCGAGCTGGATTTCTACCAGCACTCCAAAGTGTGCTCCAACACATGCCGCAGTACCAAGATTGACCTGGTGGGGACCAGAGTGTCACTCAGAAGCCAGCAGTCCACCGACTACGTCCCTGTCACCCCCTCCTCAGCCGACAGTAAGCACACACACGCCTCGATTCCCTCAAACCCTCTTATGTGTGGCATTTTTTGTGTCAAATTGTAAGTTATTCAAAGCTTACGATTTTGTTGTTCTAGTGAACGGATCACAGGCCACGTTTCCCACAGAAGTATCATCAGACGAGACCACGGAATGGGTCACGGCCATAGGAGGTGAGTTTGAACTTTGAGTTATCATTTTAAATGTCAAAAGTTTTTAGCCTGCCTTCTTCTTTCCAACTGACCACTATGCTTAGAAATGAGGCTAGGTGACCACTCAAAGTTCAATAATCAGACAGGCAATCAGGTAATGGGCCAACTATTTGTCTAGTCACCTGACACGGTGCTAAAGCACTTAGATCCATTGACTGTTATAATTGTGACCATGTTGTACACTGACTCTCTATATACTGGCAATTCACAAGTCTAGCAATCAGGTTTAAACAGTGCTTTATCCAACTCTCTGAATGTCTATTTGAGATTATGTAGTTGATTGTATAGAAGCAACTccgtggtgtgtgtttgtattgttccAGAGGACTCTGTGACGTTCTGGAGGGGTCTGAAGGAGGCGGGGCTgctggaggaggtggtggaggactTCCAGAAGGAGATCCAGGAGATGCTAAAGGGCATGCAGGAGCGCATCACCGAGCCTCCCCTGCAAGTTAATGGTCAGTTTCATATTGTTGGATGATCATAAGGGATATTTCACTCAAATatttttataaaatgtattaattacgGTATTTCACTCTGTAATATTGCTATACTAGCTTGTATGTTTCCCCCATTTATTGAACGTACAGTCATGTGGGAGCTGTTGTTCTGCTGTCTTAGTGCCATTCTAACTTCAAACCTGTCTTCTCATCTCCCTACTCTCTGTGTTGGACCTTGACTTCTCAGATGCTGTGCTGCTGAACAACATAGTGCAGAACTTTGGCATGCTTGACCTGGTTAAGAAGGTGCTGGCCAGTCACAAGAGCCAGATGGACCGATATAGGGAGCAGTATTCACGCAGTCTTGTCGGTGAGTTAAATAACATTCTTCATTATTGTGTCTTTGAGTgcttgttttgtgtttttatggGGTTTTCTAGACAGTCTTTACACTCTCTTTTGTAGACATCATTATTTTTGTTGTAACTGGCTTAGAAGCAGCTCCTTGAGCAAATAATGTGAAATGTTACTGTTTGGCCTAGGTGTGTATTAAGTTTGACCGCTTTCTCTTGCCGTAGCTCTGGAGCAGCAGTGTGACGAGCACAGGAAACGTGCCAAGGAGCTGAAAAGTAAATCCCAACACCTCAACAATGTCCTCATGACCCTGACCCCCGTGGCCACACCACCCACGCCCAAACGCCCCCGCCTCACCCGCGCCGTCTCAGGCCCCGCCGTTATGTCCAGCGCCCCCACCCAGATCACCCTGCCCCTCACCCAGCTGTCGGGTCTGCCTGCTGGTTGCAAAGTTCTCTCGATGGGCGGCGCGGTTGGTGCCGGCCAGCAGACCTACACGGTGCTGACATCCCCCGTGGGCGAGTTGGGCCCAGATGCCTCCAATCTGACGGTACTCTCTTCAGCCGCTGCCGTTCAGGAGGGCGCCACCGCCACCACGGCCTTCATCAAGATGGTCAGCCCAGGCTACCAGCTAATCACGCTGCCTGCTGCGCTGGG
The window above is part of the Salmo salar chromosome ssa15, Ssal_v3.1, whole genome shotgun sequence genome. Proteins encoded here:
- the LOC106572177 gene encoding glucocorticoid modulatory element-binding protein 2 isoform X2, which encodes MDVEADVVYPVTCGDVKATLVWKKFVCPGINIKCVQFNEHLISPKEFVYMAGKSTLKDWKRAIRVNGTMIRKIMDSGELDFYQHSKVCSNTCRSTKIDLVGTRVSLRSQQSTDYVPVTPSSADMNGSQATFPTEVSSDETTEWVTAIGEDSVTFWRGLKEAGLLEEVVEDFQKEIQEMLKGMQERITEPPLQVNDAVLLNNIVQNFGMLDLVKKVLASHKSQMDRYREQYSRSLVALEQQCDEHRKRAKELKSKSQHLNNVLMTLTPVATPPTPKRPRLTRAVSGPAVMSSAPTQITLPLTQLSGLPAGCKVLSMGGAVGAGQQTYTVLTSPVGELGPDASNLTVLSSAAAVQEGATATTAFIKMVSPGYQLITLPAALGTQLQGLAGGTLQGTPTMVAMPMGNNSLQGMAAVTALETQVDVQVQEAKETVEVDS
- the LOC106572177 gene encoding glucocorticoid modulatory element-binding protein 2 isoform X1 → MASSEVNVHVEEVVVVTTPDGAGEGSAAEVKTALVATELTQPGEELADGSIESETDATTTLTKEAVLVKLSGEMDVEADVVYPVTCGDVKATLVWKKFVCPGINIKCVQFNEHLISPKEFVYMAGKSTLKDWKRAIRVNGTMIRKIMDSGELDFYQHSKVCSNTCRSTKIDLVGTRVSLRSQQSTDYVPVTPSSADMNGSQATFPTEVSSDETTEWVTAIGEDSVTFWRGLKEAGLLEEVVEDFQKEIQEMLKGMQERITEPPLQVNDAVLLNNIVQNFGMLDLVKKVLASHKSQMDRYREQYSRSLVALEQQCDEHRKRAKELKSKSQHLNNVLMTLTPVATPPTPKRPRLTRAVSGPAVMSSAPTQITLPLTQLSGLPAGCKVLSMGGAVGAGQQTYTVLTSPVGELGPDASNLTVLSSAAAVQEGATATTAFIKMVSPGYQLITLPAALGTQLQGLAGGTLQGTPTMVAMPMGNNSLQGMAAVTALETQVDVQVQEAKETVEVDS